In Aphelocoma coerulescens isolate FSJ_1873_10779 chromosome 25, UR_Acoe_1.0, whole genome shotgun sequence, a genomic segment contains:
- the ARNT gene encoding aryl hydrocarbon receptor nuclear translocator isoform X2 encodes MAATAASAEMASDVSSLGAAVGSGNSGSGAQAGGAVAQRPSKRRPGLDFDDDGEGNSKFLRCDDDPMPNDKERFARSDDEQSSADKERLARENHSEIERRRRNKMTAYITELSDMVPTCSALARKPDKLTILRMAVSHMKSLRGTGNTSTDGTYKPSFLTDQELKHLILEAADGFLFIVSCETGRVVYVSDSVTPVLNQPQSEWFGSTLYEQVHPDDVGKLREQLSTSENALTEGTKPWCLSTKDAAAPTENASKGRILDLKTGTVKKEGQQSMRMCMGSRRSFICRMRCGNSSVDPVAVNRLSFMRNRCRNGLGAAKDGEPHYVVVHCTGYIKAWPPAGVSLPDDDPDAGQGSKFCLVAIGRLQVTSSPNCTDMNNVCQPTEFISRHNTEGIFTFIDHRCVATVGYQPQELLGKDIVDFCHPEDQQLLRDSFQQVVKLKGQVLSVMFRFRSKNREWLWMRTSSFTFQNPYSDEIEYIICTNTNVKNSSQESRPALANSMPRPQLGQSVSLPLDMGTAPLPSRQQQPPQAELEVGPGRESLAGYEHSQVPVQPVSAAGPEHSKPLEKAESLFSQERDPRFGEIFPTISTDQSKAIPASTVPANPPLFAQGNTFTAARPAENFRSSSMVPPVNIIQQQPLPAGRILSQISRHSTPAQVSGTTWAPGTRPVFTPQQVASQTVKTRPPSFGMGTFQGTPSSFSSMTAPGSTASPTTAPYPALASRGTGFTATEAAQTPAPFQPRAADAVGMWPQWQGQHHGPASGEQHVQQPQPNQPEVFPDMLTMLGDQGPNYNNEEFPELNIFPSFSE; translated from the exons ATGTGATGATGACCCGATGCCAAACGATAAAGAGAGATTTGCCAG gtcTGATGATGAGCAGAGTTCAGCGGATAAGGAGAGACTTGCCAG GGAGAACCACAGCGAGAtcgagaggaggaggaggaacaagaTGACCGCCTACATCACGGAGCTGTCGGACATGGTGCCCACGTGCAGTGCCCTGGCCCGCAAGCCGGACAAGCTGACCATCCTGCGCATGGCCGTGTCCCACATGAAGTCCCTGCGTGGCACCGGCAACACCTCCACAGATGGCACCTACAAACCCTCCTTCCTCACCGACCAG GAACTCAAACACCTGATCCTGGAAGCAGCTGATGGCTTCCTGTTCATCGTGTCCTGCGAGACGGGCCGCGTGGTCTACGTGTCCGACTCGGTGACGCCGGTGCTGAACCAGCCGCAGTCCGAGTGGTTCGGCAGCACCTTGTACGAGCAGGTGCACCCCGACGACGTGGGCAAGCTCCGGGAGCAGCTCTCCACCTCCGAGAACGCCCTCACAG AGGGAACCAAGCCCTGGTGCCTTTCTACCAAGGATGCTGCAGCCCCCACTGAGAATGCATCTAAAG gtCGTATCCTCGATTTGAAGACGGGGACTGTGAAGAAGGAAGGGCAGCAGTCCATGAGGATGTGCATGGGCTCCCGGAGATCTTTCATCTGTCGAATGAG GTGTGGCAACAGCTCCGTGGATCCGGTCGCTGTCAATCGTCTCAGCTTCATGAGGAATCGCTGCAG GAATGGTTTAGGTGCAGCCAAGGATGGAGAACCTCACTACGTCGTCGTGCACTGCACGGGCTACATCAAAGCCTGGCCCCCAGCAG GTGTTTCCCTGCCTGACGATGACCCCGACGCCGGCCAGGGCAGCAAGTTCTGCCTCGTGGCCATTGGCAGGCTCCAG GTGACCAGCTCTCCCAACTGCACAGACATGAACAATGTCTGCCAGCCCACAGAATTCATCTCCAGACACAACACCGAAGGAATTTTCACCTTCATCGACCACCGGTGCGTGGCCACCGTTGGCTACCAGCCCCAG GAACTTTTGGGGAAAGACATCGTGGATTTCTGCCATCCAGAAGACCAGCAGCTTTTACGGGACAGTTTTCAACAG GTGGTGAAGTTAAAAGGCCAAGTTCTGTCAGTCATGTTCCGCTTCCGATCCAAAAACCGGGAATGGCTGTGGATGAGAACCAGCTCGTTCACCTTCCAGAACCCCTACTCGGACGAGATCGAGTACATCATCTGCACCAACACCAACGTCAA GAACTCAAGCCAGGAGTCCCGGCCCGCCCTGGCAAACTCCATGCCAAGGCCTCAGCTGGGGCAGAGCGTCAGCCTTCCCCTGGACATGGGCACGGCTCCACTGCCCTCAAG gcagcagcagccaccccaggcagagctggaagtGGGCCCAGGAAGGGAGAGCTTGGCTGGCTACGAGCACTCCCAG GTGCCCGTCCAGCCCGTGagcgccgccggccccgagcacAGCAAACCCCTGGAGAAGGCCGAGAGCCTCTTCAGCCAGGAGCGGGACCCACGCTTCGGGGAGATCTTCCCCACCATCAGCACAG ACCAGAGCAAAGCCATCCCTGCCAGCACCGTGCCGGCCAACCCGCCCCTCTTCGCCCAGGGAAACACCTTCACTGCTGCACGGCCCGCTGAGAACTTCAG gagcagcagcatggTCCCTCCAGTGAACATcatccagcagcagcccttGCCCGCCGGCCGGATCTTATCCCAGATCTCCCGCCACTCCACCCCAGCTCAGGTCAGCGGGACCACCTGGGCTCCAGGGACACGGCCGGTGTTCACACCCCAG CAAGTGGCATCTCAGACGGTGAAGACCCGCCCGCCTTCCTTTGGCATGGGGACATTCCAGGGCACCCCGTCCTCCTTCAGCTCCATGACGGCGCCGGGATCGACAGCGTCTCCCACCACGGCGCCGTACCCGGCCCTGGCCAGCCGTGGCACAGGTTTCA CAGCCACGGAGGCGGCGCAGACCCCGGCCCCGTTCCAGCCCCGCGCCGCCGACGCCGTGGGAATGTGGCCCCAGTGGCAAGGACAGCACCACGGCCCGGCATCCGGCGAGCAGCAcgtgcagcagccccagcccaacCAGCCTGAGGTCTTCCCA GACATGCTGACCATGCTGGGGGACCAAGGGCCCAACTACAACAACGAAGAATTCCCGGAGTTGAATatattcccttctttttccGAATAA